The window GTATTCCTGTATCGACCTCGACACCGAACAAATTATCATTTACTTCAATTTCCGCGACCTTTTCAGCCGAGGTATTTACTACATCACAAACTGACATGAGTATCTCCTTGCAGACACCTTAGCACTTAGGCTTTGGTATGAATACTGACCAAACCGTTTTTAGCGCCGGGGACCGCACCATGCACTAAGAGGATGTTCTCATCTTCACGAATATCCACTACTGTGAGGTTCTTCACTGTCTTTTTATCAGTCCCCATGTGTCCCGGCAGCTTCTTCCCCTTGATCACGCGTCCAGGATATGCACTACAACCGATTGAACCAGGCGCTCTCTGAAAACCAGAACCGTGGGTGGCCTTACCACCACCAAAACCATAGCGTTTCATAACACCCTGGAATCCGCGTCCCTTTGCTTTCCCGGTAATATCTACACGGTCTCCGATCTTTACGATCTCAGCCAAAGTAATCTCCTGACCGATCTCGTAGGTCTCCGGCTCAGTTACCCGGAATTCTCGAATGTGGTAATACCCGGTCCCACCTGATCGCTTAAAATGTCCGGCTTCGGGTTTGTTCAATCTGGACTCTTTTTTCTCCAAAAAACCGACTTGGATGGCGTTATAACCTTCCTTTCCTACAGTTTTTTTCTGCAATACCTTACAGGGGCCAGCTTCGATCACGGTAACAGAAATAGACTGTCCCATTTCATTATAGACCCGGGTCATTCCTACTTTCCGCCCCAGTATTCCATTTGTATTCGGCATTTGTTTACCTGTATGCTAACTCTATTCAAAGCGATTCACGCTGATCTTTGGCACGTTGTAACAAAGAGCGGCTACGGCAGCTTAATCTCCACATCCACACCGGCTGACAGCTGAAGCTTCATTAATGAATCAATTGTCTGCTGCGTCGGCTCAAGAATATCCAGCAACCGCCGGTGAGTTCGCATCTCAAATTGCTCACGTGACTTCTTGTCCACATGCGGTGATCGTAATACCGTATACTTATTGATACTTGTAGGCAACGGAATCGGACCGGCCACGGTTGCACCGGTTCTTCTGGCTGTCTCAACTATTTCACGAGTCGACTGATCAAGCAATTTATAATCATAGCCTTTCAGTCTGATGCGAATTTTATCTGTGGGGATCATTTTTTCCTCTTACTCAATAATTTCGCTGATCACACCAGCACCTACCGTGCGACCACCCTCGCGAATAGCGAAGCGAAGTCCTTCCTGCATAGCGATAGGTGTAATCAACTCACCCGTGATATGAATATTATCTCCGGGCATTACCATTTCTACACCGTCCTCAAGAGTACAAATACCGGTCACGTCAGTTGTACGAAAGTAAAACTGGGGACGATACCCGTTAAAGAACGGGGTGTGACGACCACCCTCTTCTTTGGTCAAAATATAACACTCGGCCTTAAATTTCTTATGCGGAGTAATAGAACCCGGCTTAGCAAGAACCTGACCGCGAACAATCTCTTCACGCTTGGTACCGCGCAACAACGCGCCGATGTTATCACCTGCCTGACCTTCATCAAGAAGCTTGCGGAACATCTCAACACCGGTGATTGTGGTCTTCTGCGTTTCACGAATACCAACAATCTCAATCTCGTCTCCGACTTTAATAATACCGCTCTCTACACGACCAGTAGCAACAGTACCACGACCAGAGATAGAGAAAACATCCTCAACCGGCATCAAGAAAGGCTTATCAACTTCACGCTCCGGTTCTGGAACCCAGGAATCAACAGCCTCAATCAGATCCCAGATGCACTTGGTATGACCTTCATCCTCTGGATTTTCCAAAGCCATCAGGGCAGAACCCTGGATAATCGGAGTATCGTCACCTGAGAATTCATAATTATCCAGCAACTCACGAAGCTCCATCTCTACAAGTTCAATCAGTTCTTCATCATCAACCTGATCACACTTGTTCAGAAAAACAACCATTGCAGGAACACCAACCTGACGCGCCAGCAGGATATGCTCGCGAGTCTGCGGCATTGGACCGTCAGTAGCAGCTACAACAAGAATAGCGCCATCCATCTGAGCAGCACCAGTAATCATATTCTTGATATAGTCAGCATGACCTGGACAGTCTACATGGGCATAATGACGCCCTTCACTCTCATACTCAACATGAGCTGTAGCGATAGTAATACCACGCTCTTTTTCTTCAGGAGCCTTATCAATATCACTAAAATCTGTAAAGTTAGCCTGCCCCTTGGTCGCCAGCACTCGTGTGATAGCCGCTGTCAGGGTAGTTTTACCATGATCAACATGACCGATGGTTCCAACATTGACATGGGGCTTCGTCCGCTCAAATTTCTCTTTCGCCATCTGCCTTACCTCTTTGCTCTTAAATCAAACGCCTCGAATCTTATGTATAATGGCCTCGGCCTGTTTCGCCGGAACCTCGGAAAATGCCTTAAACTGCATCGTAAAGGTTGCCCGCCCCTGAGTGGCGGACCGCAGTGATGTCGAATAACCGAACATCTTGGAAAGCGGCACCCCTGCCTTTACCACCTGTACGTTTCTTTCCGCTGCAACCCCATCAACATGAGCACCCTTCTTGTTCAAATCGTTGATGACCTCACCGAGATATTCATCCGGGGTGACAACTTCAACGGCCATTAGCGGCTCAAGGAGAATGGCTCCAGCCTTGGTCACCGCCTCTCTGCACGCCAATGCAGCAGCAACACCAAAGGCCATCTCTGTTGAATTTTCTTCGTCATATGAACCATCAATCAGTGCTACCTCCGCATCAATTAAGGGGTAGCCTATTAATGGTCCAGAATCAAAGGTGTCTCGCACACCCTTTTCAATGGCGGCCAGAAATTCCTTTGGAATCTGTTTCGCATCCACACGACTGACAAACTGCAATCCAGAGCCGCGTTCTGCAGGTTTTAGTGCAAGAACAACATGTCCATATTGTTCTTTGCCTCCACCCTGGGTCTCAAAATGCCCTTCGCCTGATGCATCCTGAGTGATTGTCTCTTTATAGGCAACCTGAGGCGTACCTACATTGGCAGAGACCTTAAACTCTTTGATCAAGCGATCAACGATTATTTCCAAATGGAGCTCGCCCATACCAGAAATAATCTGCTGGCCTGTCTCTTCGTTCAGACTGACTCGAAAACTCGGATCCTCACAGGCTATCTTTTCAAGACTTTCTGCAAGTTTCGCCTCATCAGCCTTACTTCTT is drawn from Candidatus Electrothrix aestuarii and contains these coding sequences:
- the rplC gene encoding 50S ribosomal protein L3, which encodes MPNTNGILGRKVGMTRVYNEMGQSISVTVIEAGPCKVLQKKTVGKEGYNAIQVGFLEKKESRLNKPEAGHFKRSGGTGYYHIREFRVTEPETYEIGQEITLAEIVKIGDRVDITGKAKGRGFQGVMKRYGFGGGKATHGSGFQRAPGSIGCSAYPGRVIKGKKLPGHMGTDKKTVKNLTVVDIREDENILLVHGAVPGAKNGLVSIHTKA
- the rpsJ gene encoding 30S ribosomal protein S10, whose protein sequence is MPTDKIRIRLKGYDYKLLDQSTREIVETARRTGATVAGPIPLPTSINKYTVLRSPHVDKKSREQFEMRTHRRLLDILEPTQQTIDSLMKLQLSAGVDVEIKLP
- the tuf gene encoding elongation factor Tu, with protein sequence MAKEKFERTKPHVNVGTIGHVDHGKTTLTAAITRVLATKGQANFTDFSDIDKAPEEKERGITIATAHVEYESEGRHYAHVDCPGHADYIKNMITGAAQMDGAILVVAATDGPMPQTREHILLARQVGVPAMVVFLNKCDQVDDEELIELVEMELRELLDNYEFSGDDTPIIQGSALMALENPEDEGHTKCIWDLIEAVDSWVPEPEREVDKPFLMPVEDVFSISGRGTVATGRVESGIIKVGDEIEIVGIRETQKTTITGVEMFRKLLDEGQAGDNIGALLRGTKREEIVRGQVLAKPGSITPHKKFKAECYILTKEEGGRHTPFFNGYRPQFYFRTTDVTGICTLEDGVEMVMPGDNIHITGELITPIAMQEGLRFAIREGGRTVGAGVISEIIE